One segment of Candidatus Gorgyraea atricola DNA contains the following:
- a CDS encoding FAD-dependent oxidoreductase has protein sequence MQYVIIGSSAAGINAIEAIRSKDKKSKIVVLSDEKTPLYSRCLISYFLAGTIDEKKIWYRSENFFKENKVDTVLGVRAEKIDTDKKEITLANKEKIKFDKLLIATGASAKMESVKGVDKKGVFPLRTIEHALEMQSMLGRVKQVAVLGGGLVGLRAAYALKNRGKEVTVFVRSPQILSQIIDKGSADIMQAHIEEKGIKIKTGSAATEIKGSDSVKNLIIDNRSEYPCELVIIGKGVSPNIAIAKDAGIKTNWGILADGFLKTDNKDIFAAGDVAEAHDIALEENSINAIWPAACEQGRIAGLNMTGEKESYEGSLAMNSLEFFGLPVISIGITKPKKDIYEELIKKDENRKIYKKIVLRNGIIVGAITLNAVETIGILGTLIKNKVDVSAIKDTILEDHFNYGKIVNIVKNSKQGFKQKEFKETTMTL, from the coding sequence ATGCAATACGTGATCATTGGCTCCAGCGCTGCTGGCATAAACGCGATAGAGGCCATTCGCTCAAAGGATAAAAAATCCAAGATAGTAGTTTTATCTGACGAAAAAACACCTCTTTACTCCAGATGCCTGATCTCATATTTTCTGGCAGGGACTATTGACGAGAAAAAAATATGGTACCGGTCTGAAAATTTCTTCAAGGAAAACAAGGTCGATACCGTTTTAGGGGTCAGGGCAGAAAAAATAGACACTGACAAAAAAGAGATCACTCTCGCGAACAAAGAAAAGATAAAATTCGACAAGCTTCTTATTGCAACAGGCGCGTCCGCAAAGATGGAAAGCGTAAAAGGCGTTGACAAAAAAGGTGTATTTCCTTTAAGGACTATAGAGCATGCCTTGGAAATGCAATCCATGCTGGGCAGGGTCAAGCAGGTCGCAGTACTGGGTGGCGGTCTTGTGGGTCTGCGAGCTGCATACGCGCTTAAGAATAGAGGTAAAGAGGTCACAGTATTTGTGCGGTCGCCTCAGATCCTTTCCCAAATAATAGACAAAGGTTCTGCTGACATAATGCAGGCACATATAGAAGAAAAAGGCATAAAGATCAAGACTGGAAGCGCTGCAACCGAGATCAAAGGAAGCGATTCTGTTAAAAATTTGATCATCGACAATAGATCTGAATATCCCTGCGAGCTGGTTATTATAGGTAAAGGGGTCAGCCCAAATATAGCTATAGCAAAAGACGCGGGAATAAAGACAAACTGGGGGATATTAGCGGACGGATTTTTAAAGACGGATAACAAAGATATCTTTGCAGCCGGTGATGTTGCTGAGGCGCATGACATTGCTCTAGAAGAGAACTCGATAAACGCGATCTGGCCAGCTGCCTGCGAACAAGGCAGGATCGCTGGTTTAAATATGACAGGTGAGAAAGAATCTTATGAAGGTTCTCTTGCCATGAATTCTTTGGAGTTTTTTGGCCTGCCTGTGATCTCAATAGGGATCACAAAGCCCAAGAAAGATATATACGAAGAACTGATAAAAAAAGACGAGAATAGAAAGATCTACAAGAAAATAGTTTTGCGTAACGGCATTATTGTAGGCGCCATAACGCTAAACGCAGTTGAAACAATCGGTATCCTGGGTACCTTGATCAAGAATAAAGTAGATGTAAGCGCAATAAAAGATACGATCCTCGAAGACCATTTTAATTATGGCAAGATAGTCAATATTGTAAAGAACTCAAAGCAGGGCTTTAAGCAAAAGGAATTCAAAGAAACAACAATGACATTATAA
- a CDS encoding 4Fe-4S dicluster domain-containing protein, protein MKKIYCDIKKCIGCRACEIACAVEHSKSKKLDEAIKERPLPIKRRKAESIEGDVPRSKFPKITEAGNLEWGIVISTGCHHCEDAPCVAACMSSAMYKDKKTGQTKHDEEKCVGCWMCIMSCPFGALSRQKQDKIIVKCDLCPDRDIPACVEACQTAALFLGTEKEFKKKLCNT, encoded by the coding sequence ATGAAAAAAATATATTGTGATATTAAAAAATGCATAGGCTGCAGGGCATGCGAGATTGCATGCGCAGTGGAGCATTCTAAATCCAAAAAGCTTGATGAGGCAATAAAAGAAAGGCCGCTGCCAATAAAAAGGCGCAAGGCTGAATCAATCGAGGGAGACGTGCCCCGTTCCAAATTTCCTAAAATTACAGAAGCTGGCAATTTGGAATGGGGTATAGTTATTTCAACAGGCTGTCATCACTGCGAGGACGCGCCGTGCGTAGCAGCGTGCATGTCTAGTGCGATGTATAAAGACAAGAAGACCGGTCAGACAAAACATGATGAAGAAAAATGCGTGGGCTGCTGGATGTGCATAATGAGCTGTCCATTTGGCGCACTTTCAAGGCAGAAACAAGATAAGATCATTGTAAAGTGCGACCTTTGTCCTGATAGGGATATACCCGCATGCGTAGAGGCATGCCAGACAGCCGCGTTATTCTTAGGCACAGAAAAGGAGTTTAAGAAAAAATTATGCAATACGTGA
- the cooS gene encoding anaerobic carbon-monoxide dehydrogenase catalytic subunit, translated as MTKYSERSADKASQHILKQAEKDSVQLAWDRLEAMQPQCGFGELGVCCTNCRMGPCRIDPFGEGAQVGVCGANADTIVARNLLNHIAVGAAAHSDHGRDVAHTLALVGEGKTHDYGISDKIKLIEIARIYEISVDGKSDIEIAKEIAEKALSEFGQQHGELKFVSRAPKKRVELWRKLGIMPRGIDREIVESLHRVHMGVDNDYKNIITHGMRCSLGDGWGGSMIATELQDIMLGSPQPIRSKVNLGVLKEDEVNVVVHGHEPTLSEMAVKACKDPELLELAKKQGAKGINLVGMCCTANEILMRHGVHTAGNFLQQELAILTGSVEVMMVDVQCIMPALTDLAQCFHTEIVTTSPKLKFPGVTHIEFKEEKAYEVAKSIIKRAVDNYKKRDKNRVNIPKEIMDLVAGFTAEQVKQILGGRFRSTYRPLNDAIISGRIRGIGGVVGCNNPKIKHDWAHIEMVKELIKNDVIVLQTGCSAIACAKAGLMTPEAAMEMAGPGLREVCEAVGIPPVLHVGSCVDNSRILIAAAEVVKEGGLGEDISDLPAAGAAPEWMSQKAISIGMYFVASGVFTIFGGAQPVLGSKNVTNYICNEIEEVVGGKFAFEEDPIKAAHMMIEHIDRKRKALKLKPRMYATAA; from the coding sequence ATGACGAAGTATTCAGAGAGGTCTGCAGATAAAGCGTCTCAACATATTCTAAAACAGGCAGAGAAAGATTCAGTACAGCTTGCGTGGGACAGGCTGGAGGCGATGCAGCCGCAATGCGGCTTTGGCGAGCTGGGCGTGTGTTGCACGAATTGCAGGATGGGTCCGTGCAGAATAGACCCGTTTGGCGAAGGCGCGCAGGTCGGCGTATGCGGCGCTAATGCTGACACAATAGTTGCAAGAAACCTGCTCAACCACATAGCAGTTGGCGCAGCAGCGCATTCAGACCATGGCAGGGATGTGGCCCATACGCTAGCCCTTGTTGGCGAAGGAAAAACGCACGATTATGGCATTTCAGACAAAATAAAACTCATAGAGATTGCCAGGATATACGAGATCTCTGTAGATGGAAAGTCAGATATCGAAATAGCCAAAGAGATTGCTGAAAAGGCGCTTTCTGAATTTGGGCAGCAGCATGGCGAGCTGAAATTTGTTTCAAGGGCGCCCAAGAAAAGGGTGGAGCTGTGGAGAAAGTTGGGCATTATGCCTCGGGGAATAGACAGAGAAATAGTCGAATCACTGCACAGAGTTCACATGGGTGTGGACAATGATTATAAAAACATAATCACACATGGCATGCGGTGTTCATTGGGCGACGGCTGGGGCGGCTCAATGATAGCTACTGAGTTACAGGACATAATGCTAGGCAGCCCCCAACCCATAAGGAGCAAGGTAAATCTTGGGGTCTTAAAAGAGGATGAGGTCAATGTTGTAGTACATGGCCATGAGCCTACGCTTTCAGAAATGGCTGTTAAGGCGTGCAAAGATCCAGAATTATTGGAACTGGCAAAAAAACAAGGCGCAAAAGGAATCAATCTAGTGGGTATGTGCTGCACTGCCAATGAAATACTGATGCGCCACGGTGTACACACTGCCGGGAATTTTCTCCAGCAGGAGTTAGCGATCCTTACAGGGTCGGTAGAAGTCATGATGGTGGATGTACAGTGTATTATGCCTGCATTGACAGACCTGGCGCAGTGTTTTCATACAGAGATCGTCACTACCTCGCCTAAGTTGAAATTTCCAGGAGTAACTCACATTGAATTCAAGGAAGAAAAGGCCTACGAGGTAGCAAAAAGCATAATAAAGCGAGCAGTCGACAATTATAAAAAGCGAGATAAGAATAGAGTGAATATCCCAAAAGAGATAATGGACTTAGTGGCTGGGTTTACAGCAGAACAGGTTAAGCAGATATTGGGCGGCCGTTTTAGGAGCACTTACAGGCCATTAAACGATGCAATAATATCTGGAAGGATTCGCGGCATAGGAGGAGTGGTTGGATGCAATAATCCAAAGATAAAACATGATTGGGCCCATATCGAAATGGTTAAGGAGTTGATCAAAAACGACGTCATAGTATTGCAGACTGGCTGCTCAGCTATCGCATGCGCAAAGGCAGGCCTTATGACGCCCGAAGCAGCAATGGAAATGGCAGGCCCTGGCCTAAGAGAGGTCTGCGAGGCAGTGGGTATTCCTCCTGTTCTTCACGTGGGCTCTTGCGTGGATAATTCGCGTATCCTGATAGCTGCAGCCGAAGTTGTAAAGGAAGGTGGGCTGGGCGAAGATATTTCTGATCTGCCTGCAGCAGGCGCTGCGCCTGAATGGATGAGCCAGAAGGCCATATCCATAGGTATGTATTTTGTTGCTTCAGGTGTTTTTACAATTTTTGGAGGTGCTCAACCTGTATTAGGAAGTAAAAATGTCACTAATTATATATGCAATGAGATTGAAGAAGTCGTTGGTGGTAAATTCGCTTTTGAGGAGGATCCCATAAAGGCAGCGCATATGATGATAGAGCACATAGATAGAAAACGCAAGGCATTAAAGTTGAAACCCAGGATGTACGCTACTGCGGCATAA
- a CDS encoding methylenetetrahydrofolate reductase has product MSLCERIKTEKFIITSEIGPPKGTDIEEVLKDAELIKGKVDAINVTDLQSSVMRVGSLAICKLLIEQGLEPVFQMTCRDRNRLALQSDLLSAAVLGIENVLALTGDHPALGDHPDAKPVFDMDSVQLLDAIRTLESGKDMAGKELKGAPKFCTGAVVNPGADPIEPEVIKMEKKIEAGAQFFQTQAIYDIELFKKFLDASKHLKTTIIAGIVLLKSAGMAKFMNKNVSGVFVPDDLIQEMDKAQDRSAKSIEIAARLIKELKPMCHGIHIMPIGWDKKVPLVLDAAGL; this is encoded by the coding sequence ATGTCTTTATGCGAAAGAATCAAGACAGAGAAGTTCATAATTACCTCTGAGATAGGGCCACCTAAGGGTACGGATATTGAAGAGGTGTTAAAAGACGCAGAGCTTATTAAAGGTAAAGTGGATGCGATAAATGTCACTGATCTACAGAGCTCAGTGATGCGCGTGGGGTCTTTGGCTATATGCAAGCTTTTGATCGAGCAAGGCTTAGAGCCAGTATTTCAGATGACATGTAGGGATAGGAACCGGCTTGCTCTTCAGTCTGATCTTCTCTCAGCAGCGGTCCTGGGCATAGAGAATGTGTTGGCGCTAACAGGTGATCATCCTGCATTAGGTGATCATCCTGATGCAAAGCCTGTGTTTGACATGGATTCAGTGCAGCTTTTAGATGCGATCAGGACGCTCGAGTCAGGAAAAGACATGGCAGGAAAGGAATTAAAGGGCGCTCCAAAATTCTGCACAGGCGCGGTTGTGAATCCAGGCGCAGATCCTATAGAGCCAGAAGTTATAAAGATGGAGAAGAAGATCGAAGCTGGCGCGCAGTTTTTCCAGACCCAGGCGATTTACGATATAGAACTGTTCAAGAAATTTTTAGACGCGTCAAAGCATTTAAAAACCACGATTATTGCAGGCATTGTGCTTTTAAAATCAGCAGGCATGGCAAAATTCATGAATAAAAATGTGAGCGGCGTGTTTGTGCCTGACGATCTCATTCAGGAGATGGACAAGGCGCAGGATAGAAGCGCTAAATCAATAGAGATAGCAGCACGGCTAATAAAAGAACTAAAACCCATGTGCCATGGTATTCACATCATGCCTATTGGCTGGGATAAGAAAGTACCTTTAGTATTGGATGCAGCTGGATTATAA
- a CDS encoding bifunctional 5,10-methylenetetrahydrofolate dehydrogenase/5,10-methenyltetrahydrofolate cyclohydrolase encodes MAAKLLDGKALAASIKEKIKAEVAQLKAAPRLVSVQAGENPASEVYLRSQRKNAENLGIDYHIEKLASDVSQADLIKTIEKLNKDAAVNGIIIQMPLPSHIDAKSISKHIAPLKDVEAVHPQNMGEIVFGNAKVLPCTAAACMEILNSIEGLKLYGKEVVVVGHSEIVGKPLALMLLNKFATTTVCHIATGERGNLPEFVKKAEILIVAVGKAGLIKGEWIKEGAIVIDVGINRVEGKLVGDVEFDKAQERAAYITPVPGGVGPLTVAILMKNLLETTKLQK; translated from the coding sequence ATGGCTGCGAAATTATTGGATGGTAAGGCACTGGCTGCAAGCATAAAAGAAAAAATAAAAGCTGAGGTGGCACAGCTCAAGGCAGCGCCAAGGCTCGTGAGCGTACAAGCAGGAGAAAATCCAGCTTCAGAGGTATATCTCAGATCCCAGCGCAAGAATGCAGAAAATCTCGGCATAGATTATCATATTGAAAAACTCGCCTCAGATGTCTCGCAGGCAGACCTTATAAAGACCATTGAGAAATTAAATAAAGATGCTGCGGTTAATGGCATAATTATTCAGATGCCGCTTCCTTCTCACATAGATGCCAAGTCAATATCCAAGCACATAGCGCCTTTAAAAGATGTAGAGGCAGTGCACCCGCAGAACATGGGCGAGATCGTGTTTGGCAACGCAAAGGTCTTGCCGTGCACAGCTGCAGCGTGTATGGAGATATTAAATTCGATCGAAGGATTGAAGCTTTACGGAAAAGAGGTTGTTGTAGTAGGGCATAGCGAGATAGTCGGAAAACCGCTGGCGCTCATGCTGCTAAATAAATTTGCGACTACTACTGTGTGTCATATTGCTACAGGCGAAAGAGGAAACTTACCCGAATTTGTAAAAAAGGCAGAGATTCTGATAGTTGCAGTGGGCAAAGCAGGGCTCATAAAGGGCGAGTGGATAAAAGAAGGCGCGATTGTTATTGATGTAGGCATAAATCGAGTAGAAGGCAAGTTGGTTGGAGACGTGGAATTTGATAAGGCGCAGGAAAGAGCCGCGTATATCACGCCTGTTCCAGGCGGCGTAGGCCCTTTAACCGTAGCCATACTTATGAAGAATCTGCTGGAAACGACTAAGTTGCAGAAGTAA
- a CDS encoding cyclodeaminase/cyclohydrolase family protein: MYINKSLKKYIDDLAAKLPAPGGGSAAALSGALGIALLEMVCNFTIGKEKYKAVEQDVQAHLDSLKKIREEFSALIDEDVATYTSICSAYKSKDKKLIDKALKNGYDISLKMCKLSKNAIEIAKDLSKKGNPNLITDVGCGTELLDAAFNSGIINARINLKGIEDKDFVSKENKALDTLKKEWSGDGCEIIGW; this comes from the coding sequence ATGTATATCAATAAATCTCTAAAGAAGTATATCGACGATCTTGCGGCAAAACTTCCAGCGCCAGGCGGAGGAAGCGCGGCTGCCTTGTCAGGGGCGCTGGGCATTGCCTTATTGGAGATGGTGTGTAATTTTACCATTGGCAAGGAAAAATACAAGGCTGTGGAGCAGGATGTCCAGGCTCACCTCGACTCTTTAAAAAAGATCCGTGAGGAGTTTAGCGCGCTTATAGACGAAGATGTAGCAACATATACCTCTATATGCAGCGCCTATAAGTCAAAAGACAAAAAACTTATTGATAAGGCATTGAAAAATGGGTATGATATCTCTTTAAAAATGTGTAAGTTATCAAAAAATGCGATAGAGATAGCAAAAGATCTTTCTAAAAAAGGAAACCCTAATTTAATAACAGATGTAGGGTGCGGTACTGAATTATTAGATGCCGCGTTTAATAGCGGCATAATCAATGCCAGGATAAATCTCAAGGGCATAGAGGATAAGGATTTTGTTTCAAAAGAAAATAAGGCGTTGGACACATTAAAAAAAGAATGGAGCGGAGATGGCTGCGAAATTATTGGATGGTAA
- a CDS encoding formate--tetrahydrofolate ligase has product MKKVPSDLDIAQAAKLKPIVKIARHIGIREDELELYGKYKAKISLSILERLKNKPQGKYIDVTAVTPTPLGEGKTVTTIGLSLGLAKLGKKVITTLRQPSMGPVFGIKGGAAGGGYSQVLPMEDINLHFTGDIHAVGAANNLLAAFIDNHLLKGNLLKIDPDSIVTRRVVDISDRALRQIKIGLGGPENGIPRDTGFDITVASEVMAILALAESLTDLRKRLSRMVVASTKDGNPVTAEDLKCAGAMTVLLKDALKPNLIQTTENTPCIMHAGPFANIAHGNNSVLADMIALRLGDYVVTESGFGADCGAEKFLDIKCRSKALKPPDGIVLVCTVKALKMHGGGFEAIPGRPLDMEIVKKENVEAVKKGAENLVKHIENMKLFGVPVVVAINRFLYDTEKEIDVIKDIAKKAGAFDVALSEVWEKGGEGGRELAKAALKMCEKKSDFKFLYPLEMPIKEKIETIAKKIYGAKDVEYSEEAEKKIASYTRQGYDKLPINMAKTHLSISHDPKLKGRPSGFTLPVRDIRISAGAGFLYPLCGKMRTMPGLPSVPAGTKVDIDKNGRIVGLF; this is encoded by the coding sequence ATGAAAAAGGTTCCGAGTGACCTCGATATAGCACAAGCCGCAAAGCTAAAACCTATTGTTAAAATTGCCCGTCACATAGGAATAAGAGAAGACGAGCTGGAATTATATGGTAAATACAAAGCAAAGATATCCCTTTCAATATTAGAGCGCCTCAAAAATAAACCCCAGGGAAAATATATAGATGTTACAGCTGTTACGCCTACTCCGCTGGGAGAAGGCAAGACAGTTACTACTATAGGTCTGAGCCTGGGCCTTGCAAAGCTCGGCAAGAAGGTTATCACTACATTGCGCCAGCCTTCTATGGGGCCTGTTTTTGGCATAAAGGGCGGTGCTGCTGGAGGCGGTTACTCGCAGGTCCTGCCCATGGAGGATATTAATCTACATTTTACAGGCGATATCCATGCTGTGGGCGCGGCGAATAATCTGCTGGCAGCATTTATCGATAATCATTTACTAAAAGGCAATTTGCTTAAAATTGATCCTGATAGTATTGTCACTCGCAGGGTAGTTGATATAAGCGATAGGGCCTTGCGCCAGATAAAAATCGGCCTTGGCGGACCTGAAAATGGTATACCCAGGGATACTGGATTTGACATAACAGTGGCGAGCGAGGTCATGGCTATCCTGGCGCTTGCAGAAAGCCTGACTGATTTAAGGAAGCGACTCTCCAGGATGGTGGTTGCATCTACAAAGGATGGTAACCCTGTCACAGCTGAGGATTTAAAATGCGCCGGCGCAATGACTGTGCTTTTAAAGGACGCGCTTAAGCCAAATCTTATTCAGACAACAGAGAATACGCCCTGCATCATGCACGCTGGTCCTTTTGCCAATATCGCGCATGGCAATAATTCTGTTCTGGCAGACATGATCGCATTGAGATTAGGGGATTACGTAGTAACAGAGAGTGGTTTTGGCGCGGATTGCGGCGCGGAAAAGTTTTTAGATATAAAATGTAGATCCAAGGCGCTTAAGCCTCCAGACGGCATCGTGCTTGTTTGTACTGTAAAGGCATTAAAGATGCATGGTGGAGGGTTCGAGGCAATACCTGGAAGGCCGCTGGACATGGAGATCGTGAAAAAAGAAAATGTCGAGGCTGTGAAAAAAGGCGCTGAGAATTTAGTGAAGCATATTGAGAACATGAAACTCTTTGGCGTACCTGTAGTTGTTGCCATAAATAGATTTTTGTATGATACAGAAAAAGAGATCGATGTAATTAAAGACATCGCCAAAAAGGCCGGCGCATTTGATGTTGCATTGAGCGAGGTTTGGGAAAAAGGCGGAGAAGGCGGCAGGGAATTAGCAAAGGCAGCCTTGAAGATGTGCGAGAAAAAGAGTGATTTCAAATTCCTGTATCCTCTGGAGATGCCCATAAAAGAGAAGATCGAGACAATTGCAAAAAAGATCTATGGCGCAAAGGATGTGGAGTACTCAGAAGAGGCGGAAAAGAAAATCGCGTCTTATACCAGGCAAGGCTATGATAAATTACCAATAAACATGGCAAAGACACATCTTTCGATCTCGCATGACCCTAAATTAAAAGGTAGGCCCAGCGGGTTTACTTTACCTGTACGAGATATCAGGATCTCAGCAGGCGCGGGATTTTTGTATCCTTTATGCGGAAAAATGCGCACTATGCCAGGCCTGCCATCAGTACCCGCGGGCACAAAGGTAGACATTGACAAGAACGGAAGGATAGTCGGATTGTTTTAG
- a CDS encoding YraN family protein, which produces MTFERLSTGKRGEDLALLYLKKQGYKIIGKNYRTKMGEIDIIGTDKDVISFIEVRSINSATSVSPEYTINKKKQDQITKTALSYIKSNGLEDKDCRFDVVCVEGVRNSLPNIRLIKDAFELALRYRY; this is translated from the coding sequence ATGACTTTTGAGAGATTGTCGACAGGAAAACGCGGTGAAGACCTGGCGCTTTTATATTTAAAGAAGCAGGGTTATAAGATAATTGGAAAAAATTACAGGACAAAAATGGGTGAAATAGATATAATAGGTACTGATAAAGATGTAATTTCTTTTATCGAAGTCCGGTCTATAAATAGCGCGACATCGGTATCTCCAGAATATACCATTAACAAGAAAAAACAGGATCAAATCACGAAAACAGCTCTTTCCTATATAAAAAGTAATGGCCTTGAAGATAAGGACTGTAGATTTGACGTGGTGTGCGTTGAAGGCGTCAGAAACTCTTTGCCAAACATAAGACTCATAAAGGATGCCTTTGAATTAGCATTGCGCTACAGATATTGA
- a CDS encoding ribonuclease HII, producing MRKKRMLLWEKKAFLDGASLIIGMDEAGRGPLAGPVVAGAVSLKRSPLKRFSLPQYRERIDDSKKIAQGQREKSFCEISKKAVFGIGKKDHQFIDKKNIRVATLSAMREAVKNLLKDYCRVNNKKESQIRKKVCVLVDGNMDPGLPYRTVRIIKGDSKSLSIAAASIIAKVTRDRMMDFFDRRFPRYGFSRHKGYGTKAHLEAIKTYGPCQIHRKSFAPMKNDF from the coding sequence TTGAGAAAAAAGCGGATGCTTCTCTGGGAGAAAAAGGCATTTCTTGATGGAGCGTCTTTAATAATAGGCATGGATGAGGCGGGCCGCGGCCCTCTGGCAGGGCCAGTAGTGGCAGGCGCGGTGAGTCTGAAGCGATCTCCTCTAAAGAGATTTAGCTTGCCTCAGTATAGAGAAAGAATCGACGATTCCAAGAAGATAGCTCAAGGACAGAGAGAAAAGAGTTTTTGCGAGATCTCAAAAAAGGCTGTATTTGGTATAGGTAAAAAGGATCATCAGTTCATTGATAAAAAGAATATACGCGTTGCGACTCTTTCAGCCATGAGAGAGGCTGTAAAAAATCTTCTCAAGGACTATTGCCGCGTAAATAATAAAAAAGAGTCTCAGATAAGAAAGAAGGTTTGTGTACTTGTCGATGGCAATATGGACCCAGGACTCCCGTATCGCACGGTGCGCATTATAAAGGGGGACTCGAAGAGCCTTTCAATAGCAGCAGCGTCGATTATTGCCAAGGTCACGCGGGATAGGATGATGGACTTTTTTGACAGGAGATTCCCTCGATATGGATTTTCGAGGCATAAGGGGTATGGCACAAAGGCGCATTTAGAGGCAATAAAGACGTATGGCCCGTGCCAGATCCACAGAAAAAGCTTCGCGCCTATGAAAAATGACTTTTGA
- the rplS gene encoding 50S ribosomal protein L19: MNKISEIEKDFMKKNVPMFNVGDTLKVSIKIKEGDKTRLQAYEGTCIAKKGSGVRETFSVRRISYGEGVERLFQLHSPVIDSIKVVKKGKVRRAKLYYLRKRIGKHTKIEEEREFEKKADASLGEKGIS, from the coding sequence ATGAACAAGATCAGTGAGATAGAAAAAGATTTTATGAAAAAGAATGTGCCTATGTTTAATGTGGGGGATACGCTGAAAGTATCCATCAAGATAAAAGAAGGTGATAAGACTCGACTTCAGGCCTATGAGGGCACGTGTATAGCAAAGAAGGGCTCTGGAGTCAGGGAGACCTTTTCAGTAAGGCGTATATCATATGGCGAAGGTGTAGAAAGGCTTTTTCAATTGCACTCGCCTGTGATCGACTCTATAAAGGTAGTAAAAAAAGGCAAGGTCAGACGCGCCAAACTGTATTATTTAAGGAAAAGAATTGGAAAGCACACGAAGATCGAAGAAGAGCGTGAGTTTGAGAAAAAAGCGGATGCTTCTCTGGGAGAAAAAGGCATTTCTTGA
- the rpsP gene encoding 30S ribosomal protein S16, which translates to MAVRIRLKRFGTKKKPHQRIVVADKKRARDGKTIDEIGYYDPSKKPPAIKLDKERAKYWISNGATPSEIVRVLLKKQGVI; encoded by the coding sequence ATGGCAGTACGAATTAGACTCAAGAGGTTTGGTACAAAGAAAAAGCCGCATCAGAGAATCGTTGTGGCAGACAAAAAACGCGCAAGAGACGGCAAGACAATAGATGAGATAGGTTACTACGATCCATCAAAGAAGCCGCCAGCCATAAAGCTCGACAAAGAGAGAGCCAAATACTGGATAAGTAATGGCGCTACGCCATCTGAGATCGTGCGTGTCTTGCTTAAGAAGCAAGGTGTAATTTAA